The following nucleotide sequence is from Melioribacteraceae bacterium.
TTACAATATGAGCCGGATCAAATTTGTTATGATAATCAATTATCGAATCTAAAGTTGTTGATTTACCGGAACCGGTTATACCCGTTACTAGTGATAAGCCGAATTTCATAAAATTGTGACTCATCATTTTGACTGCATATGGATGAAATTCAAGAGAATCAATCGGCCTGATTACAGCCGAAATATAACGCATATTTAATGCTAGGGTATCCAGATCAAAATAGGAATCAGCTCTGAAACGAAGATCCTTACCCATTTTTGTATGATAAAATGTATAGCTGAAATCTAAATTTCTATTTTCAGCAAGAGCTTTTCTCTGATTTTCATTTAATAAACATGATATCAATAATGAGGTTTCATCGGCTGAAAGTTTTGGAAGTTGTTCAACTCTCTTTTTATCGCCAAATATTCTTAGCCAAACGAGTCCGTTAGTTCCATGCCCGCCGATTTCAACATCGGACGCTTCACGATCAACCATCACAGTCAATATTGCATTCACATACTTAATTAACTGTAATCTTTTCTCATCGGGTAATTCACTGCTGTGATGAATTATGTATTCAACTCTTTCCGGACCAAAAATGGATTGTGGAATTGATTGTGTAAAACTCGATAATATTTGTCTGGCATCTTCTAACAATTAGTCCTCCGTTGTTGCAGCCAATACTTCTTGAATTGAAGTCAATCCTATTCGAACTTTTTCAAAACCTGATTCTCTTAAATTCTTTGTACCGTCTTTCTTTGATTGAACTCTTACTTTTTCTTCATCAACTTCTTCGCCTGATCTTACAATAATTTCTCTTAATTCTTTTGTGAAATATAATGCTTCATGAATTGCCATTCTGCCTTTATATCCCGTGTTGTTACATTTCGGACAACCGACAGCTTCATAGATTTCGGCATCTTTCCATTCTTCAATATTTAATCCGGCGGATTTAATAATGTTATCGTCAAGTTGAGTTACTCTTCTTTTACAATCACTACAAAGCTTTCTAATAAGACGCTGAGCAACAATCAAGTTGATGGCATAAGCAATTAAGAAAGGTTCTACTCCCATTTTAAATAAACGTGAAATTGCACTTGGTGCATCATTAGTGTGAAGTGTAGAAAATGTTAAGTGTCCGGTATTTGCTAACTTGATTGCAGTCTCAGCAGTTTCTTTATCACGCATCTCACCAACAAGAACGATGTCGGGATCGTGACGAAGTATTGCTCTAATTGCCTGCTCAAAATTCATTTTATGACCGATCTTCAACTGCCGCGCACCTTCAATAACATATTCAACCGGATCTTCAACTGTTAGTACGTTTACTTGAGGCGTAACCACTTGATATAAAGCTGCAATTAATGTCGTACTTTTACCTGAACCTGTAGGACCCGTTAAGATAACCATTCCTTGAGGTTGACGTATAGCTTTTTCGAATGCCGTTTTTCCATACCCTACGAGACCAAGTTTTGAAAGATCTTTTATGACTTTTCTATCATCAAGAATACGAATTACAATACTTTCAAATTTGTTTCTTAATTCAGTTCCTACCATCGGAAGAACAGATACTCTATATCGAATTATATGTCCGTCAATTTCTCTTTGAAGAAATCCATCTTGAGCTCTCTCTCTTTCAAAACGATCCAACCCTTTTGATCTATCTTTTACAACAGCCATTAATGCTTCGGGAAGTGTGCCTTCTTGGGCATGCCAGAGCTGCAGTTTGCCGTCAACTCTAAAATGAATTTCGGTTTTTGTGGAAGATTTGGGAACAATATGAATATCCGAAACACCTTTACGAACACCTTCTATTAATGCTGCTTCAATAAGATTAATTAAAGCACTTTTATTTATCTCGGCATCTAATTCTTCTTCGTCAAGTTGCGCTTCCTGTTCATCGGATATGTGAATTTCTTCATCGGCAGATTCCATCATTTTTAAGAATTCATTTTCCGGTGGAACGAGAATTTCTATAAGTTTATCATAATCGCGTTTGCGTAAATAATTTATTTCATATTTCTTGGCATTTAATCCAAATGCAATTTTTGAAAGTGATCTATCGGTTGGATCAACGGCGGCTAAAATAAGTTTATCGCGCTGTCTTTCGTCATATTTATAAGGAATAACTCGATGCTCGCGAAGCATAATTTTCATATCTTCATTCTGCGCTTGAATCATCTTACGCATTTCTGCAATTCGTTCTTCGGGCAAAGCTTCAACATGTAAATTTAATTCTCTGAATGCATAGAGGACTGCAACTTCACGGAAAATAGTATCATGATCAAAATTAAACTCATCAACTAAAATTTGTGCGAGATTTCTCTTGAGTTTAGCTTGATCACTTGCTTTAATTTTGAGGGCATCTTCTAAAATTTTTGCATCGATGATCCCCTTCTTTAAAAGTAAGTAGCCAATTTTATCCGTCATTTCAAGTTGTGTATCTAACATAATCTATCCATAATTTACATTACTGGTGACTTTGGACTTATGGTTGCTGTTTCTGCCGAGACTAATGTTAGTGCAATCATAACAACCATTATTACCATAGCAATAAAAACTTGTATCATCTCAATAACATTTTTTAATCTGAATACCGTTTCGCTTTCATAATAGTTTGCGAGCTGCAATGCTGTATTTTTAATTGTACCGGTTTCTTCACCGGAGTGAAATCGATTAATCGCAGTTTCAGTAAAAACCCCGGCTGCTTGAAATGCTTCGGTAACTCCCGCGCCCTTTTTAATCATTAAAGGAATCGAAACAGTTTTAATTTGATTTTCAAAATATTTATTACCCGATGCTTCGGCAGCAATTCTAATTGGTTCAATACTTTCAGCGGCACCGGTGTAAAGAGTATAAAAGACTCGGCAAAATACTTCTATAGCAGTTTTATGAATTAATGAACCCATTATTGGAATTTTCATCATATACTGGTCAATCCATAACCGGCCTTTTGGGGTTTTCCCGAAATAAATTAAACCAATTGGTGGTGCGATTGAAAGTATTAAAATAAGCCACCAGTTTGAAATAAGATAGTCACTCATTACTAAAGTAAATGCGGTCATTGGTGGTAAAGGAATATCAAATTTCACAAATAATTTTGCTGTTTCTGGAAAAATATATCCAACATAAAAAAGAACAGCAATAAAGAGAACAAAGAGAGTAATGATCGGAGTAATTAATGCACTTCTTAAATTTTTTCTAAACTCCATTTGTCTTTCGAGAAATTTAGCGGTTGCTCTATATATTTCCGCCATGTTACCACTTTTTGAAGCTAAACCTAACATGTAAGCGGTAAACTTTCCGAATACTCCTTGATACTTCATAAAAACGGTTTCGCTATCGGAACCTTTTTTCAATTCGTTGTTTATTTGTTTTAATGTTTCTCTCAAAGTCTTATTCTCTAAGTCATTCATTAAAAGAGTAAGAATTTCAGAGAAAGGCAATTTTTGTTCCAAAAGGTCAGCACTTAGCTTTACGAAAGATACGATTTCCTGTGGAGGTGGTTTTAAATTAAAATCGAGTAACTTTTTATTTACCGATATAACTTGATAACCAAGTTTTTGTAATGCACTTATAACTTCAGATTTAGTAAAAGCTCTCTGTTCACCCGTAATAGGCTTTTCTGTCCCACGTTTAACTTTATACAAGAACGTAGATTTTTTTTCAATTGATTTAATTTTGATCTGATTTTTTTCAGCAAGTGCTTTTACTTTCTTTTTGCCTTCAGCGAAAGTGGGCGAGGTCATTGTACCGGTAATAGGTTGACCGTTGGGTTTTATGGCATTGAATCTTAGTTCAATCATAACTTTAAGTCACCTCAATATGAAAAAGGCAGGCAAATTAGTTAACCAATATTTGCCTGCCTTTAATTTAAGAAAAAAGTAATCAAAAGTTTCTAAAATATTATTTTTCTTATTCTTATTCCTCTGCCGCAAATGCTGTGGAGATTATTGAATTTGGTCCAACCGTCATAATCACCGTGACCCGATTTCCGTCACTATCGACTTCTGTACCAGTAGCTGTTAATACAACCGGACCTTGGCCAGAATTTCCAGTTACTGTAATTGCAGCATTCATGTTAGGTGTAGGGTTTAACTGTGCTGGTGGTTCCCAATTATCAAATGTATTTCCGCCGCCACCAAGAGCAACTGGTTTTCTATAATGCTGTTGTGCTAATGCCGCTATATTAGTTAAATCTGCAACAACTGCATCCTGATTTGCTTGCCAACTACTTGCTGTGAAAACGTTGATACCAACTACTACAGCGATACCAACAATGATAACGCCAAGAACGATAAGTAATAATTGTTGTTGACCCATTTGTGACTCCTGTTAATTTGTTTGTGATTATTTGTTTAAGTGATTATAAGAGATTTTCATGCCAATACTTATTTTTGAAATATATTCAATTAATTATTTCCACTAGATATGTACTAGGATTAATTTCAATTTGTACTTGTACTGAATCATTGCCTGTCACCACTTCATTCCCTGTCCCAATTAATATAATTTGTTGTGCATCAATGCTCTCAATTTTATATGATCCGTTTGCTGTAGAGGTAAGCTCTGCTGGAATTTGCCATCCGGTGAAAGTTCGACTTCCACCCCCGAGGGCGGTTGGTCTTTGGTAAAATTGTTGAGCCATTGCAGCTAGATTTACTAATTCATTCGTTACATTATTTCTTTTTGCCTCAACAGCATTTGCCTTAAAGAGATTAATCCCCATAACTATTGCAATACCAACAATAATAACACCTAAAACTATTAAAAGTAACTGCTGTTGACCCATCTACCTTACTCTTTTTGTGAGTGAAGATGTTTAAGCAATTTTCTTACCAATCATGCAAATGGAGAATTAATAAAGTAATTTTTACCGTTTTTGTTATAATATTGGTTTTACAAATCAGACGCAAGAAAATTTTATTAGACCATCAGGAAATTTTCTCAATTATCCGGTAATATTTTCCGGTAAGAATTGCTAAGTTCGATTAAATGCGAATAAAAGAATTAGCGATTTTATACAGTACATTTAACCGCCGACATTTTTCGGGATTAAACTATTGTTCAGGAATTAAATTTAAGAGAGATGGTTTTAAATAATGATTAGAAGTAAAACCAATAGAGAGTTTCACCGCAGACGTAAAGTCTGCGGCTACTTAAAAACAACTTATCTTAATTTGATATGGAGTTCTTTAAGCTGATGTTCATCAACCGGTGATGGTGAATTATCCATCAGAGAAGTTGCACTTGCTGTTTTTGGAAACGCCATCACATCTCGAATTGAAGTTTCATTTGCGAGAAGCATCACTAATCTGTCAAATCCAAATGCAATTCCACCATGAGGTGGTGCGCCATATTTAAAAGCTCCCATCAAGAATCCGAATTTTTCATTTGCTTCCTCTTCGGAAATTCCGAGTGCTTTGAACATAGCAGCTTGAAGATCGGCATTGTGAATTCTGATACTGCCACCGGCGACCTCATTTCCGTTGAGAACTAAATCGTAAGCTCTGGCTCTAACATCACCGGGATTACTTTTTAGTTTTTCAACATCATCCAAAACGGGCGATGTAAAAGGATGATGCATTGCATAATATCTTTGTGAATCTTCATCCCATTCGAACAATGGAAATTCGGTAACCCATAGAAGTTTCCAAACTTCTTCGTTTGGAATTAGATCGAGACGTTTTGCCATTTCTAATCTTAGCGCACCCATTTGCGAAAGTGTTTTCAATTTTTTACCGGAGAGAATAAATATTAAATCACCCGGTTCAGCTTTCAATGCAGAAATTATATTTTGTTTCTCTTCGTCAGTAAAGAATTTTGCAACCGGAGCTTCTAATCCATCTTCTTTAACCCTCATCCATATTAAACCACCGGCTCCAAGTTTTTTAACGAAATCAGTTAATACATCTAGTTGATTTCTTGTATATTCTCCGCATCCTTTTGCAAGTAATCCAGTTATAATACCATTGTTTTCTAAGGCATCATGAAAAACTCTGAACTCGGAATTTTTGAAAGTTTCATTCAACGTCACCATTTCTAAGTCAAAACGTAGATCAGGCTTATCGCTTCCATATTTTTCCATCGCTTCGTTGAATGATAATCTTGGTATTGGTGTTTCCAGATCATAATCTTTTACTTCTTTTAATAACTTCTTCATCAATCCTTCTACAACTTCGAATATGTCCTCTGTATCAACGAATGACATTTCAACGTCTATCTGTGTAAATTCTGGTTGACGATCAGCACGTAAATCTTCATCACGGAAGCATTTTACAATTTGAAAATATCTATCAAATCCGGAAACCATCAGCAATTGTTTATATGTTTGCGGTGATTGCGGAAGTGCATAAAATTTTCCTTTGTGTACTCTGCTGGGAACGAGAAAATCTCTTGCACCTTCCGGGGTACTCTTCATTAGAATTGGTGTCTCGACTTCAACAAAATTTTGTTCGTCGAAATATTTGCGAACACTTTGATACATTCGGTGCCGCAATAGAATATTACTTTGCATTGATTCGCGTCTTAAATCTAAGTATCGATATTTTAAGCGCAGATCTTCGTTAACATCAACTTTTTCTTTTATCGGAAACGGAGGTGTTTCAGCTTTATTGAGAATAATTAATTTGTCAACCATAACATCAACATGACCGGTTGGTAATTTTGGATTATCGGTTTCCGGCGGACGTTTTCTTACTTTACCTTCAATTGAAATTACAAATTCACTTCTCAATTGAGATGCAAGTTCGTGAGTTTCTTCGTTATATGTCGGTTCGAACACAACTTGTGTAATTCCGTAACGGTCACGCAAATCAATGAAAATTACACCGCCTAAATCTCTTCTATTATCAACCCAACCATTAAGTACAACATGTTGATCGATGTTTTCCTGACGCAATTCACCGCAAGTATGTGTTCTTTTGTTAAACTTCATCTTTTACTCCAATGCTGAAAAATTAGCTTCAAAAATAATTAAATAAGAATGCTCATACAAATTAGATCGCATTTTATTTATTTTGGTAACCATGAAAATAGTTGTGGATGAAAATATCGAATTCTGTAAAGAAGCTTTTGAACAATTCGGGGAAGTTTCTTTAACTCACGGACGCAAGATAACAAATCAACTACTTAAAGATGCATCAATTCTTATTGTGCGATCAATTACTAATGTTAATAAAGAATTATTAAATGGGACGAATGTAAAATTTGTAGGGACTACTACAATAGGAACCGATCATCTAGATAAGGATTATTTAGAAGAAGCCAATATTAAATTCGCAAGCGCACCTGGATGCAATTCCTTCGCAGTTACCGAATATGTTTTAACGACTTTAGCTTATCTTGCAAATCTTCATGATTTCAAGCTCAAGAAAAAGTCAATTGGAATAATCGGTTACGGGAATATCGGGAAGAAGTTAACTTATTCGGCTAAAGCAATCGGAATGAAAGTATTAGTTAACGATCCACCTTTACTAAGAGAAAATTTTGATTATGATTTTGCTGCACTGGAAGATGTTCTACAATGCGATATAATTACTTTCCATGTGCCCATGAACAAGACGGGAATTGATAAGACTTTCCATTTACTTGATCATGAAAAAATTAACGGATTAAAACCCGGGACAATAGTCATCAACACTTCACGCGGTGGAGTTGTTGATAATAAAGCATTGTTGGACAGAATTGAAAACAAGAATGATATTATTTCAGTTCTCGACGTTTGGGAAAGCGAACCATTATTGAATCAAAAATTATTGCAACAAGTATTTATCGGGACACCACATATTGCCGGATATTCTTATGAAGGTAAAGTAAACGGAACAACAATGATTTATAATGAACTTTGTAATTTCTTGAATCAAGAAAAAATGTGGAAACCAAAATTAAAGGAAGTCGAGAATTCCAAGTTATTTATTGATAAATCGGATGGCATTGAAAATCTACTTTTCGGAATAACAAAACAAATATATGATATTCAAAAAGATTCAGAATTGCTAAAAGAATTGACCGAGATTGATAAATCCAAACTAGCCGAAAATTTTGATAAACTTCGCAAGAATTATAATCTAAGACGAGAATTCAATAATTATTTTATTCCTTCTGAAAATCTTACCCCGAATCAAAAAGACATTTTAGAAAAGCTGCGATTCAATCTAGCGTAAACTTTCACGACTTCAGAGCAGAGATTTGATGAATCAAATCTATACAAAATTAATTTGCTTTTTATTTTTGCTCACCTTATATTTTCAGCCATTATTTATAATTTTCCTTAATAATTAAGGTTGATTATGCTTGACGCCGTAGATATTAAGATTCTCAACATGCTCCAAGAAAACGGAAGAACTAAGAGAAGTGAGCTTGCGGAAGCAGTAGGATTATCACTCCCTTCATTGAGTGATAGACTTAAAAAACTTGAAGATCATAAAATTATAGAAGGTTATTACACAAAAATCGATCGCAAATCTTTCGGATTTGATTTGATGGCTTTTATTCTTGTTGTAATGGATTCCTCAAAAAATTATGAAAAACTTTCAGATAAAGTTTTGAAGACACCGGAAATTTTAGAATGTCATTCAATTCTTGGCGAAGGTTCACACATTATGAAAGCACTTGTTAAAGACACAGAATCGCTCGAAAAATTATTGAGCCAAATTCAATCATGGCCTGGTGTTACAAGAACAATCACAAGTTTTGTTTTATCGACAATTAAAGAAACAACAAAAATCAATATATAGGAGCATTTATGGGAAACAAAGATGATATTAAAAAAGTCCTTAGTACAGTTAAGGAAAAGAATATAGAGTTCATTGATTTTAAGTTTATGGATTTCCCCGGTCAATGGCAGCATTTCACTGTTCCGGTTTCACAATTTAGTGAAGATTCATTTGAAGATGGATATGGATTTGACGGTTCTTCAATTCGCGGTTGGAAAGTCATTAACGAAAGTGATATGCTGATCATTCCTGATCCAACAACAATGTTCCTTGATGAATTTATTGAAGCTCCTACACTAAGTTTAATTTGCGATGTTTATGAACCTTCTACAAAAGAAAAGTATTCAAGATGTCCGCGTAACATTGCACAAAAAGCCGAAGCATATTTAAAATCTACTGGATTAGCTGATACGGTTTATTATGGACCCGAAGCTGAGTTTTTTGTTTTTGATGATGTTCGTTTCGAATCAAATCCTAACAGTTCTTTTTATATGGTTGATTCAGTTGAAGGTAGATGGAATTCAGGTCGTGATGAAGGTCCGAACCTAGCTTACAAACCAAGATATAAAGAAGGATATTTCCCGGTTCCTCCGACTGATTCATTAATGGATCTAAGAAATGAAATGGTTTTAGCAATGCAAAGAGCGGGCATTCATGTTGAAGCGCAGCATCACGAAGTTGCATCGGGCGGGCAATGTGAAATTGATCTTCGTTTTGAACCGATGATAAAAGCAGCCGATCAATTATTGATGTTCAAATACATTGTAAAAAATACTGCTCGAAAATTCGGTAGAACAGTTACATACATGCCGAAACCAATAATGGGAGATAACGGAAGCGGAATGCACGTGCATACATCTCTTTGGAAGGATGGTAAACCATTATTTGCCGGAAACGGTTATGCCGGATTAAGTGAAATGGCACTTTACTTTATTGGCGGGTTACTCAAACATGCCGCATCAATTTTAGCATTTACAAATCCAACTACAAACTCATACAAAAGATTAGTCCCGGGTTATGAAGCTCCCGTCAACTTAGCGTACTCACAAAGAAACAGAAGTGCCTCAATCAGAATTCCAATGTATTCAAATTCTCCAAAATCAAAACGAGTAGAGTTTAGATGTCCTGATCCATCCGGTAATCCATATCTTGGTTTCTCCGCAATATTAATGGCTGGTTTGGATGGAATATTAAATAGAATTGATCCCGGTGAACCGCTTGATAAAGATATTTACGATATGCCAGCAGAAGAATTAGCAAATGTTCCATCAACACCTGAATCTTTAAGTGCCGCATTACGTGCTCTTGAAGATGATCACGAATACTTATTAAAAGGTGATGTGTTTACCGAAGATGTAATTGAGACATGGATAAAATATAAATTTGAAAAAGAAATTAAACCAATGGCTCTTCAACCACATCCATATGAGTTTGGTTTATATTACGATTGTTAGTATTACAAAATCCCCGGGATTTTCGGTTATAATATGATCGACATAAATTTCAGAGTGTCTTTTTTAATGGACAAATCCCGGGGATTTTTTTATTTCATCCAAAATTCTTCTTCATAATCTTTTATTGCCGCTTCTACTACTTTAAACGCATGTGTAGAATCATAAATTTTTTCAACGTGTGTATGTTTTTCTTCACCCGGGACTTGTTTATAAGTTTCAAAGTAGTGATGCAATCTGTCTTGAAATGATTTTGGTAAATCGGCGACTTCGTTTACTTCGCTCCAAACATTATCGTTTATAAGTACTGCAATAATTTTATCGTCGGCTTCATCACCGTCAATCATTTGAAGTCCACCGACAACCTTTGCACGAAGTATAACTTCCGATTTATTAATCGGGCGTTCACTTATTACACAGATATCTAACGGATCGCCATCAGCACGAGCTGATTTCGGTGAAAGTTTATTTACACGTTCACCGCAAAATGTCTGAGGAATAAATCCATACAAAGTCGGCGGAGTTGATGATGTTCTATGCGGTCTATCAACACGTAGATAACCCGTTACTTTATCGACTTCGTATTTTACTAAATCGAATGGTGTTATTTCTATATATGCGTTTACTATTTGCGGTGGTTTGGGTCCGGGATTCAATCCATGCCAAGGATGTGGACGCCAATTAAAGTAACTTTTTTCACTCATTAATTTTCTCCGTTGTTAGTCGAAAACTAATGAAAATTATCTGAAATTGTCG
It contains:
- a CDS encoding PilT/PilU family type 4a pilus ATPase, with the translated sequence MLEDARQILSSFTQSIPQSIFGPERVEYIIHHSSELPDEKRLQLIKYVNAILTVMVDREASDVEIGGHGTNGLVWLRIFGDKKRVEQLPKLSADETSLLISCLLNENQRKALAENRNLDFSYTFYHTKMGKDLRFRADSYFDLDTLALNMRYISAVIRPIDSLEFHPYAVKMMSHNFMKFGLSLVTGITGSGKSTTLDSIIDYHNKFDPAHIVIIAAPVEYVHKSNACLIRHREVGRDVTSFKDGVIQALRQDPDIIVIGEMRDPETIMAALEVTDTGHKVFSTLHTSSAVESLDRIIAEVHPSEQERVRNRLADVLVSVVSQKLVPTLDGKRVMAKEVLVVTPSVKAAIKNNNTGEIYGMINQGAPQGMVTMEQDLLRLFKERKISKDNAIAYSNNKTRMLQLMRAV
- a CDS encoding GspE/PulE family protein; this translates as MLDTQLEMTDKIGYLLLKKGIIDAKILEDALKIKASDQAKLKRNLAQILVDEFNFDHDTIFREVAVLYAFRELNLHVEALPEERIAEMRKMIQAQNEDMKIMLREHRVIPYKYDERQRDKLILAAVDPTDRSLSKIAFGLNAKKYEINYLRKRDYDKLIEILVPPENEFLKMMESADEEIHISDEQEAQLDEEELDAEINKSALINLIEAALIEGVRKGVSDIHIVPKSSTKTEIHFRVDGKLQLWHAQEGTLPEALMAVVKDRSKGLDRFERERAQDGFLQREIDGHIIRYRVSVLPMVGTELRNKFESIVIRILDDRKVIKDLSKLGLVGYGKTAFEKAIRQPQGMVILTGPTGSGKSTTLIAALYQVVTPQVNVLTVEDPVEYVIEGARQLKIGHKMNFEQAIRAILRHDPDIVLVGEMRDKETAETAIKLANTGHLTFSTLHTNDAPSAISRLFKMGVEPFLIAYAINLIVAQRLIRKLCSDCKRRVTQLDDNIIKSAGLNIEEWKDAEIYEAVGCPKCNNTGYKGRMAIHEALYFTKELREIIVRSGEEVDEEKVRVQSKKDGTKNLRESGFEKVRIGLTSIQEVLAATTED
- a CDS encoding type II secretion system F family protein, which produces MIELRFNAIKPNGQPITGTMTSPTFAEGKKKVKALAEKNQIKIKSIEKKSTFLYKVKRGTEKPITGEQRAFTKSEVISALQKLGYQVISVNKKLLDFNLKPPPQEIVSFVKLSADLLEQKLPFSEILTLLMNDLENKTLRETLKQINNELKKGSDSETVFMKYQGVFGKFTAYMLGLASKSGNMAEIYRATAKFLERQMEFRKNLRSALITPIITLFVLFIAVLFYVGYIFPETAKLFVKFDIPLPPMTAFTLVMSDYLISNWWLILILSIAPPIGLIYFGKTPKGRLWIDQYMMKIPIMGSLIHKTAIEVFCRVFYTLYTGAAESIEPIRIAAEASGNKYFENQIKTVSIPLMIKKGAGVTEAFQAAGVFTETAINRFHSGEETGTIKNTALQLANYYESETVFRLKNVIEMIQVFIAMVIMVVMIALTLVSAETATISPKSPVM
- the aspS gene encoding aspartate--tRNA ligase, coding for MKFNKRTHTCGELRQENIDQHVVLNGWVDNRRDLGGVIFIDLRDRYGITQVVFEPTYNEETHELASQLRSEFVISIEGKVRKRPPETDNPKLPTGHVDVMVDKLIILNKAETPPFPIKEKVDVNEDLRLKYRYLDLRRESMQSNILLRHRMYQSVRKYFDEQNFVEVETPILMKSTPEGARDFLVPSRVHKGKFYALPQSPQTYKQLLMVSGFDRYFQIVKCFRDEDLRADRQPEFTQIDVEMSFVDTEDIFEVVEGLMKKLLKEVKDYDLETPIPRLSFNEAMEKYGSDKPDLRFDLEMVTLNETFKNSEFRVFHDALENNGIITGLLAKGCGEYTRNQLDVLTDFVKKLGAGGLIWMRVKEDGLEAPVAKFFTDEEKQNIISALKAEPGDLIFILSGKKLKTLSQMGALRLEMAKRLDLIPNEEVWKLLWVTEFPLFEWDEDSQRYYAMHHPFTSPVLDDVEKLKSNPGDVRARAYDLVLNGNEVAGGSIRIHNADLQAAMFKALGISEEEANEKFGFLMGAFKYGAPPHGGIAFGFDRLVMLLANETSIRDVMAFPKTASATSLMDNSPSPVDEHQLKELHIKLR
- a CDS encoding 4-phosphoerythronate dehydrogenase — its product is MKIVVDENIEFCKEAFEQFGEVSLTHGRKITNQLLKDASILIVRSITNVNKELLNGTNVKFVGTTTIGTDHLDKDYLEEANIKFASAPGCNSFAVTEYVLTTLAYLANLHDFKLKKKSIGIIGYGNIGKKLTYSAKAIGMKVLVNDPPLLRENFDYDFAALEDVLQCDIITFHVPMNKTGIDKTFHLLDHEKINGLKPGTIVINTSRGGVVDNKALLDRIENKNDIISVLDVWESEPLLNQKLLQQVFIGTPHIAGYSYEGKVNGTTMIYNELCNFLNQEKMWKPKLKEVENSKLFIDKSDGIENLLFGITKQIYDIQKDSELLKELTEIDKSKLAENFDKLRKNYNLRREFNNYFIPSENLTPNQKDILEKLRFNLA
- a CDS encoding Lrp/AsnC family transcriptional regulator, which encodes MLDAVDIKILNMLQENGRTKRSELAEAVGLSLPSLSDRLKKLEDHKIIEGYYTKIDRKSFGFDLMAFILVVMDSSKNYEKLSDKVLKTPEILECHSILGEGSHIMKALVKDTESLEKLLSQIQSWPGVTRTITSFVLSTIKETTKINI
- the glnA gene encoding type I glutamate--ammonia ligase; amino-acid sequence: MGNKDDIKKVLSTVKEKNIEFIDFKFMDFPGQWQHFTVPVSQFSEDSFEDGYGFDGSSIRGWKVINESDMLIIPDPTTMFLDEFIEAPTLSLICDVYEPSTKEKYSRCPRNIAQKAEAYLKSTGLADTVYYGPEAEFFVFDDVRFESNPNSSFYMVDSVEGRWNSGRDEGPNLAYKPRYKEGYFPVPPTDSLMDLRNEMVLAMQRAGIHVEAQHHEVASGGQCEIDLRFEPMIKAADQLLMFKYIVKNTARKFGRTVTYMPKPIMGDNGSGMHVHTSLWKDGKPLFAGNGYAGLSEMALYFIGGLLKHAASILAFTNPTTNSYKRLVPGYEAPVNLAYSQRNRSASIRIPMYSNSPKSKRVEFRCPDPSGNPYLGFSAILMAGLDGILNRIDPGEPLDKDIYDMPAEELANVPSTPESLSAALRALEDDHEYLLKGDVFTEDVIETWIKYKFEKEIKPMALQPHPYEFGLYYDC
- a CDS encoding inorganic pyrophosphatase, which encodes MSEKSYFNWRPHPWHGLNPGPKPPQIVNAYIEITPFDLVKYEVDKVTGYLRVDRPHRTSSTPPTLYGFIPQTFCGERVNKLSPKSARADGDPLDICVISERPINKSEVILRAKVVGGLQMIDGDEADDKIIAVLINDNVWSEVNEVADLPKSFQDRLHHYFETYKQVPGEEKHTHVEKIYDSTHAFKVVEAAIKDYEEEFWMK